A genomic window from Ilyobacter polytropus DSM 2926 includes:
- a CDS encoding RrF2 family transcriptional regulator has protein sequence MIGTNKGHYGLIALIYMAGNIEKKVSVKEVAEKENISKRYLEQIFSALKKSGILISVKGSQGGYLLSRSPKEIKVGDVLRALEDIESAVPKNYRIEDTSYTIQKEVWDTIEKSINQIIDNTSIEDLKNKHNENSANIYYI, from the coding sequence ATGATCGGAACAAATAAAGGACATTACGGCCTGATAGCTTTGATTTACATGGCGGGAAACATAGAAAAAAAAGTGAGCGTTAAAGAGGTGGCAGAAAAAGAAAATATTTCAAAAAGATATTTAGAGCAGATTTTTTCAGCTCTTAAAAAAAGTGGAATATTGATAAGTGTAAAAGGATCGCAAGGGGGCTATTTACTCTCTAGAAGTCCTAAAGAAATAAAGGTGGGAGATGTGCTTAGGGCCTTAGAAGATATCGAGAGTGCAGTACCTAAAAATTACAGAATAGAGGATACAAGTTATACGATACAAAAAGAGGTCTGGGATACTATAGAAAAGAGTATAAATCAAATAATAGATAATACAAGTATAGAGGATCTTAAGAATAAGCACAATGAAAACAGTGCCAATATTTATTATATTTAA
- a CDS encoding DMT family transporter, with protein sequence MKDKTKAILFMIFSGFAFGFMGATVKLSGNIPVFEKVFFRNLVSLLVAFYMIKKSKVSIFGKMENQKFLMLRSIMGLLGVFANFYAINHLVLADSTMLNKLSPFFVTIFAFIFLKEKLSKIQIPALILAFSGALLIIKPQFSLEVLPALSGAFSGMCAGAAYTVIRYLKGKEEPATIIFYFSLVSVLGTIPFLLLNFQVPSNYQLLYLLGTGVFAALGQFMITLAYKYAPASEVSIYNYFSVISSGIIGFILWGEIPDLKSISGAVIITLVAVFSFFYIKKEESKVLKTSV encoded by the coding sequence ATGAAAGACAAGACAAAAGCAATTTTATTTATGATATTTTCTGGATTCGCATTTGGGTTCATGGGAGCCACAGTAAAACTTTCAGGAAATATTCCTGTATTTGAAAAAGTTTTTTTTAGGAATTTGGTAAGCTTGCTAGTTGCATTTTACATGATAAAAAAATCTAAAGTAAGTATTTTTGGAAAAATGGAAAATCAAAAATTTTTAATGCTGAGATCTATAATGGGACTTTTAGGAGTATTTGCTAATTTTTATGCTATAAATCACCTTGTATTAGCTGATTCTACAATGCTAAATAAACTTTCTCCATTTTTTGTTACAATATTTGCATTTATCTTCTTAAAAGAAAAACTGTCAAAAATTCAAATACCAGCATTGATTTTAGCATTTTCCGGAGCCCTTCTTATAATCAAGCCGCAGTTTAGCTTAGAAGTCCTTCCGGCTCTTTCAGGGGCCTTTTCAGGAATGTGTGCTGGAGCTGCCTATACCGTAATAAGATACTTGAAGGGTAAAGAGGAACCGGCAACGATTATATTTTACTTCTCTCTTGTTTCGGTACTTGGGACCATACCGTTTTTACTTTTAAATTTCCAAGTTCCTTCAAATTATCAGTTGCTGTATCTCCTGGGAACAGGTGTCTTTGCAGCCCTAGGACAGTTTATGATAACCTTGGCGTATAAATATGCACCGGCATCAGAAGTCTCAATTTATAATTATTTTAGTGTGATCTCTTCTGGAATTATCGGATTTATTTTATGGGGTGAGATACCGGATTTAAAAAGTATATCAGGTGCTGTAATTATTACCCTTGTGGCAGTTTTCTCGTTTTTTTACATAAAAAAAGAGGAGAGCAAAGTCCTAAAAACCTCTGTGTAG
- a CDS encoding cold-shock protein encodes MVNGTVKWFNQEKGFGFITSEDGTDVFVHFSQINKPGFKTLEEGEQVTFEITQGQKGPQASNVTAQ; translated from the coding sequence ATGGTAAACGGAACAGTTAAATGGTTTAATCAAGAAAAAGGATTCGGATTCATCACTTCTGAAGATGGAACAGATGTATTCGTACACTTCTCTCAAATCAACAAACCTGGATTCAAAACTTTAGAAGAGGGTGAGCAAGTAACTTTTGAAATCACTCAAGGTCAAAAAGGACCACAAGCTTCTAACGTTACAGCTCAATAA
- a CDS encoding [Fe-Fe] hydrogenase large subunit C-terminal domain-containing protein, with the protein MKNKTVSNDKIDNKLNCSENLENRTIDKSFYTFSRDTSKCIKCYKCVKVCKDTQGISVFQVEEDGTVGIKEENMAATLCISCGQCIKVCTAGALKEKSNISLLKEQLNNPNKHVVAQLSPSFKHTIGDGFGISSGTDTSPKIISALKEIGFSKVFSTGFASDVNIVETSADLKKRLDENGPFPVFTSTCTGWINYAEKFCPEFLGLLSPCKSPQQILGSLSKSYYEESIDISRENIFSVALMPCIAKKDEANRFDMKDEYGNKDVDLVLTVNEVASLLNKKGIDLNNYSKFGTFDKPMKSDTGSSRIKAVTGGLAEAILRNTAHMIGEDPFSVDLKKLRGMDGIKLTSVVLGGKKLNIAVVNGIKNVPVILDMIKDGITEFHLVEVMACPGGCVGGGGIPLSEDPDIIQKRAEKIYSYDASSEIRCSWENPDVKTLYSEYLKEPLGEESQRLFHFHYKNRRTKRIF; encoded by the coding sequence TTGAAAAACAAAACTGTGTCTAATGATAAAATTGACAATAAGTTAAATTGCTCAGAAAATTTAGAAAACAGAACGATTGATAAATCTTTCTATACATTTTCACGAGATACAAGCAAGTGTATCAAATGTTACAAATGTGTAAAAGTCTGTAAAGATACTCAGGGAATTTCTGTTTTTCAAGTTGAAGAAGACGGTACAGTAGGAATAAAAGAAGAGAATATGGCTGCCACACTTTGCATCTCCTGTGGCCAATGCATAAAAGTATGTACTGCAGGGGCATTAAAAGAAAAAAGCAATATAAGTCTTTTGAAAGAACAGCTCAATAATCCAAATAAGCATGTGGTTGCCCAGCTTTCTCCATCCTTTAAACATACTATAGGGGACGGGTTCGGAATAAGTTCAGGGACAGACACAAGCCCTAAAATTATATCTGCACTAAAAGAAATTGGATTTTCAAAAGTATTTTCCACAGGATTTGCCTCTGATGTAAATATTGTAGAAACAAGTGCCGATTTAAAAAAACGTTTAGATGAAAACGGACCATTTCCGGTATTTACATCTACATGCACAGGATGGATAAATTATGCAGAAAAATTTTGTCCTGAATTTTTAGGTCTTTTATCTCCATGTAAATCACCACAACAAATTTTAGGTTCTCTTTCGAAGAGTTATTATGAAGAGTCAATAGATATTTCTAGAGAAAATATATTTTCAGTCGCTCTGATGCCGTGCATTGCAAAAAAAGATGAGGCTAATCGGTTTGACATGAAAGATGAGTATGGTAATAAAGATGTAGACCTTGTGCTTACAGTAAATGAAGTTGCCTCTCTTCTAAATAAGAAGGGTATCGATCTAAATAATTATTCAAAGTTCGGAACTTTTGATAAACCTATGAAGTCTGATACAGGGTCTTCTAGAATAAAAGCCGTAACTGGAGGACTTGCTGAGGCAATACTGAGAAATACGGCACACATGATAGGAGAAGATCCTTTTTCAGTTGATTTGAAAAAACTTAGAGGAATGGACGGAATTAAATTAACCTCTGTTGTATTAGGAGGAAAAAAGCTGAATATTGCTGTTGTAAACGGAATAAAAAATGTTCCTGTTATTTTAGATATGATTAAGGATGGAATAACTGAGTTCCACCTTGTAGAAGTAATGGCATGTCCTGGTGGTTGTGTTGGGGGAGGGGGGATACCTCTATCTGAAGACCCTGATATAATACAGAAAAGAGCTGAGAAAATATATTCCTATGATGCTTCTAGTGAAATTAGATGCTCATGGGAAAATCCAGATGTAAAGACCTTATATTCAGAATACTTAAAAGAACCACTAGGAGAAGAAAGTCAGCGTCTATTCCATTTTCACTATAAAAATAGAAGGACGAAGAGAATTTTCTGA
- a CDS encoding SemiSWEET transporter: MMEYVGFIAASLTTLSFLPQTIKIIKTKDTKSISLGMYMMFVLGVAFWLIYGLYTGDMPIILANLITLILSSIILVFKLNELFGKK; the protein is encoded by the coding sequence ATGATGGAATATGTTGGATTTATAGCGGCATCACTTACAACTCTTTCTTTTTTGCCTCAGACAATAAAGATCATAAAAACTAAAGACACTAAGAGTATCTCTCTAGGAATGTATATGATGTTTGTTTTAGGAGTTGCCTTTTGGCTTATTTATGGCCTCTATACAGGTGATATGCCTATAATATTAGCCAATCTGATAACGCTCATACTCTCCTCGATAATCCTTGTCTTTAAACTAAATGAATTGTTTGGAAAAAAATAG
- a CDS encoding DUF554 domain-containing protein yields MIGTLVNTGTIVVGSIVGSMAQKNIEERYQERMLQGVGLVALSLGMTWIVKNLTKSSYPLLFVASMVLGAFIGEWLDLDQKVNKLGEKYRKTGEKSLIEGLVTAVLLFCIGTLSILGPIESSLNNDNTLLFTNAILDGFTSMILASTFGIGIILSGAILFIWQGSIYLSAGLLGPYATPEIMGEISIIGGILILSTGMNILKITKIKTLNLLPALLIPVLYFIPIVSENIDKITQMLIIK; encoded by the coding sequence ATGATAGGAACTTTGGTAAACACAGGAACAATTGTTGTAGGAAGTATAGTCGGGTCCATGGCTCAAAAAAATATAGAGGAACGTTATCAGGAAAGAATGCTACAGGGAGTGGGTCTCGTGGCTCTTTCTCTTGGAATGACGTGGATTGTCAAAAATCTGACTAAAAGTTCTTACCCCCTTCTTTTTGTTGCCAGCATGGTTCTAGGGGCCTTTATAGGAGAATGGCTGGACCTTGACCAAAAAGTAAATAAGCTAGGGGAAAAATATAGAAAAACTGGAGAAAAATCCTTGATAGAAGGCTTAGTAACTGCGGTTCTACTATTTTGTATAGGGACTCTTTCTATACTTGGACCGATAGAAAGCTCTCTTAACAATGATAATACTTTACTCTTTACAAATGCAATCTTAGATGGTTTTACATCGATGATATTAGCTTCAACTTTTGGAATAGGTATAATCTTATCTGGAGCAATACTTTTTATCTGGCAGGGAAGTATATATCTAAGTGCCGGCCTTTTAGGCCCATATGCAACTCCTGAAATAATGGGTGAAATTTCCATTATTGGAGGTATTCTTATACTTAGCACAGGAATGAATATTTTAAAAATAACTAAAATAAAAACACTAAATCTTCTTCCTGCTCTTTTGATACCTGTATTATATTTTATTCCTATAGTTAGTGAGAATATAGACAAGATTACTCAAATGTTAATTATAAAATAA
- a CDS encoding Crp/Fnr family transcriptional regulator has protein sequence MSEDKKAEILQMIEKISIFGGLNTEQVGKILDQSNYLIVAKDENVMLQGMSPKSIYVILKGRVEVYEESNNKIYPMMFMGEGECFGEVEILGIFPNMASVKTMEDTEFIEIPKNQLHNFSHKDMKIFNILILNMAREACRRLAKSDKSLMEYMCK, from the coding sequence ATGAGTGAAGATAAAAAAGCAGAGATACTTCAGATGATTGAAAAAATATCTATTTTTGGTGGATTAAATACTGAACAAGTAGGGAAGATACTAGATCAATCAAACTATCTAATAGTGGCAAAAGATGAAAATGTGATGCTTCAAGGGATGTCTCCTAAAAGCATATATGTTATATTAAAGGGTAGAGTTGAAGTCTATGAAGAGTCCAATAATAAAATATATCCTATGATGTTTATGGGCGAAGGAGAATGTTTTGGTGAAGTTGAAATACTAGGTATTTTTCCAAATATGGCTTCTGTGAAAACTATGGAAGATACTGAATTCATTGAAATTCCAAAAAATCAGCTTCACAATTTTTCTCATAAGGATATGAAAATATTTAACATACTTATACTAAATATGGCGAGAGAGGCTTGCAGAAGGCTAGCTAAGTCGGACAAGTCTTTAATGGAATACATGTGTAAATAA